In one Parvibaculum sp. genomic region, the following are encoded:
- a CDS encoding polysaccharide biosynthesis/export family protein, with protein sequence MGGPTRARRWVLAAAALLGALALSACADGPRPNIQGPVPSSATTSGANLPTDANLDYRLGSGDKLRVIVYGEPDLSGEFDVSGTGRVALPLIGQINATSLTLHDFERAVEAKLREGYLTDPRVSAEVLNYRPFYIMGEVMKPGEYPYTSGMTVLNAIAVAGGYTYRADNSRVFVARERSLGEQQVRQLETAPVQPGDVIRIPERFF encoded by the coding sequence ATGGGTGGACCGACAAGGGCGCGACGCTGGGTGCTGGCAGCCGCCGCGCTGCTGGGCGCACTGGCGCTTTCCGCCTGTGCCGATGGCCCGCGCCCCAATATACAGGGGCCCGTGCCGAGTTCAGCTACAACATCTGGTGCCAATTTACCGACCGATGCCAACCTCGATTATCGCCTCGGCTCCGGCGACAAGCTCAGGGTCATCGTTTATGGCGAGCCGGATCTGTCCGGTGAGTTCGATGTATCGGGCACCGGCCGGGTTGCACTTCCGCTGATCGGGCAGATCAACGCCACCAGCTTGACGCTGCACGATTTCGAGCGGGCGGTGGAAGCCAAGCTTCGCGAGGGCTATCTGACCGATCCGCGGGTCAGCGCCGAGGTGCTCAACTACAGACCTTTCTACATCATGGGCGAAGTCATGAAGCCCGGTGAATATCCCTATACAAGCGGAATGACGGTGCTCAACGCCATCGCGGTCGCGGGCGGCTATACCTACCGGGCGGACAATTCTCGGGTTTTCGTCGCGCGTGAGCGAAGCCTGGGCGAACAACAGGTTCGTCAACTTGAGACGGCGCCGGTTCAGCCCGGGGATGTCATCCGAATTCCGGAACGGTTTTTCTGA
- a CDS encoding metallophosphoesterase family protein: protein MRLYAVGDIHGRDDLLEALMALVEADAARAPDLHKVLIFLGDYVDRGLQSKAVLDRLTGDFAPGFERVFLKGNHELALRQFMEDAAFGRSWKYYGGLETLHSYGITELTLSDDPADFERARQHFNETIPDKHREFLDNLQLTAEFGDYFFVHAGVRPGIALHRQIEEDLLWIREEFLDSSSTYGKVVVHGHTPRETVEFRPNRIGLDTGAYMTGVLTALVLEGEERRLIQTG, encoded by the coding sequence ATGCGGCTTTATGCGGTCGGCGACATTCACGGCCGCGACGACCTGCTGGAAGCCCTGATGGCGCTTGTCGAGGCCGATGCCGCCCGCGCGCCGGACCTGCACAAGGTATTGATTTTCCTCGGCGATTACGTCGATCGCGGGCTGCAATCCAAGGCCGTGCTCGACCGGCTGACCGGCGATTTCGCGCCCGGCTTCGAGCGCGTCTTCCTTAAGGGCAATCACGAGCTGGCGCTGCGGCAGTTCATGGAGGACGCCGCCTTCGGCCGCAGCTGGAAATATTATGGCGGGCTCGAGACGCTGCATTCCTATGGCATCACGGAGCTGACGCTTTCCGACGATCCGGCGGATTTCGAGCGCGCGCGGCAGCACTTCAACGAGACGATTCCCGACAAGCATCGGGAATTCCTCGACAATCTGCAGCTCACCGCCGAATTCGGCGACTATTTCTTCGTCCATGCCGGCGTGCGCCCCGGCATCGCGCTGCACCGCCAGATCGAGGAGGATCTGTTGTGGATCCGCGAGGAATTCCTCGATTCCTCAAGCACTTACGGCAAGGTCGTCGTGCATGGCCACACGCCGCGCGAGACGGTCGAGTTCCGCCCCAACCGCATCGGCCTCGACACCGGCGCCTACATGACCGGCGTGCTGACCGCGCTGGTGCTGGAGGGTGAGGAGCGGCGGCTGATTCAGACGGGCTGA